From a single Melospiza georgiana isolate bMelGeo1 chromosome 5, bMelGeo1.pri, whole genome shotgun sequence genomic region:
- the SMIM14 gene encoding small integral membrane protein 14: protein MAEGGFDPCECICSHEHAMRRLINLLRQSQSYCTDTECLQELPGPNSSSDNGISFAMIMMAWVVIALVLFLLRPSNLRGSNTVGKPTSQHNGQEPPAPPVD, encoded by the exons ATGGCAGAAGGTGGATTTGATCCCTGTGAATGCATTTGCTCACATGAACATGCAATGAGAAGACTGATTAATCTG ctGAGACAATCCCAGTCGTACTGCACAGACACAGAATGCCTTCAGGAAT TGCCAGGACCAAACTCCTCCAGTGACAATGGCATCAGCTTTGCCATGATAATGATGGCCTGGGTGGTGATTGCACTTGTCTTGTTCTTACTGAGACCCAGTAATCTAAGAGGATCAAACACAGTCGGAAAGCCAACCAGCCAACACAAT GGACAAGAACCACCAGCCCCACCAGTGGACTAG